A stretch of the Aphis gossypii isolate Hap1 chromosome 2, ASM2018417v2, whole genome shotgun sequence genome encodes the following:
- the LOC114126994 gene encoding 3-ketodihydrosphingosine reductase — protein MEYIMLAFITVGVIVLSFVLAAVFKHKFIAKKKCLLGRHVIITGGSSGIGKCIALEAAKIGANVTIVARNENRLRSTLKEIKGQCLNNNQKFNYLSVDLAGDYSMVEKTFNNAIEDMGPLYLFINCAGMALCGTLEDISTDDIMQMINTNLISTIQATKAIVNKMKQNGYGSIVITSSLASFCGIYGLSVYCATKFALRGFAEALSMETKNFGVKVTLALPPDTDTPGYANETKNKPLETLLISETAKLFTPEEVGNKILQDALDGQFFSTVGFEGHMMTTSCAGMAPYTSYLELIYQVFGAGILRLITVYYLTIFDKIIKKCKLDRENVKNNKTL, from the exons AtggaatatataatgttagcATTTATAACTGTTGGAGTTATAGTTTTGTCGTTTGTTTTAGCTGCAgttttcaaacataaatttatagctaagaaaaaatgtttacttggCCGTCATGTTATA attaCGGGCGGTTCAAGTGGTATTGGTAAATGCATTGCATTGGAAGCTGCTAAGATAGGAGCCAATGTGACTATTGTTGCAAGAAATGAAAATAGACTTCGTTCTACTTTGAAAGAGATTAAAGgacaatgtttaaataataatcagaaaTTCAACTATTTGTCTG TTGACTTGGCTGGTGATTACAGTATGGtagaaaaaacttttaataatgcaaTCGAAGATATGGgacctttatatttattcataaactgTGCTGGTATGGCTCTTTGTGGAACTTTAGAAGACATTTCCACTGATGatataatg CAAATGATTAATACCAATTTGATATCAACGATTCAAGCTACTAAagcaatagtaaataaaatgaagcAAAATGGTTATGGaagtattgttataacttCATCACTAGCATCTTTCTGTGGTATTTACGGTTTAAGTGTATACTGTGCCACAAAATTTGCACTAAGAGGGTTTGCTGAAGCTTTAAGCAtggaa ACAAAGAATTTTGGAGTGAAAGTGACATTGGCTTTGCCCCCTGATACTGATACTCCAGGATATGCTAACGAGACAAAAAACAAACCATTAGAAACGTTATTGATTTCAGAGACGGCTAAATTGTTTACACCAGAAGAAGTGGGAAATAAAATTCTTCAAGATgcatta gaTGGACAGTTCTTTAGCACTGTAGGGTTTGAAGGTCACATGATGACTACTTCTTGTGCTGGTATGGCTCCATACACTTcttatttagaattaatatatcag GTTTTTGGTGCTGGAATTTTAAGGTTGATAACTGTTTACTATCTaactatatttgataaaataattaaaaaatgtaaattagatagagaaaatgttaaaaataataaaacattgtaa